One Torulaspora globosa chromosome 5, complete sequence DNA window includes the following coding sequences:
- the PGC1 gene encoding phosphatidylglycerol phospholipase (ancestral locus Anc_6.217), which yields MIEIVGHRAFKGQYVENSWTAFERAYEGKADVIETDLQMTSDGVVVINHDADTGRIWDRELVIAENSYDEISKLRCKEDRSSQMPTLEQLLRWAVEHPRVQLMLDIKFTNNKLILLKTFATMLRVRNDVAYWQSRIIWGLWLLDWFEYGIETGVLKDFKVVVITLSLDVACQFIDYSLQLNNPHYRLYGISVHYVASWTDTFRLKMAPVLRKYDVKVFLWTVNKVTDFKCMAGLPIHGVVTDDPVVARRLCLELSPMKEFRLPDLATVNGFRFHLYLLVYQIVCSLLFAKWAHYSVGGWSFAYLVFLLLKKIHFL from the coding sequence ATGATCGAAATTGTGGGACACAGGGCATTCAAGGGCCAGTACGTCGAAAATAGCTGGACGGCGTTTGAACGGGCGTACGAGGGCAAGGCAGATGTGATCGAGACGGATCTGCAGATGACCAGCGACGGTGTTGTTGTGATCAACCATGACGCTGACACTGGAAGGATCTGGGATCGGGAACTGGTGATCGCTGAGAATAGCTACGACGAGATAAGCAAGTTGAGATGTAAGGAGGACCGAAGCTCGCAGATGCCGACTCTAGAACAGCTGCTGAGATGGGCCGTGGAGCATCCGAGGGTGCAGCTGATGCTAGACATCAAGTTCACCAACAACAAGCTGATTCTGCTGAAAACTTTTGCGACGATGCTGAGGGTGAGGAACGACGTCGCGTACTGGCAGTCGAGGATAATCTGGGGGTTGTGGCTGCTCGATTGGTTCGAGTACGGCATCGAGACGGGCGTGCTGAAGGACTTCAAGGTCGTGGTGATCACGCTGTCGCTCGACGTGGCATGCCAGTTTATCGACTACTCGCTGCAGTTGAACAATCCGCACTACAGGCTCTACGGGATAAGCGTCCACTACGTTGCCTCGTGGACCGACACCTTCAGACTGAAGATGGCGCCCGTGCTGAGGAAGTACGACGTCAAGGTGTTCCTGTGGACCGTGAACAAAGTTACCGATTTCAAGTGCATGGCTGGCCTGCCGATCCACGGCGTAGTGACAGACGACCCTGTCGTCGCCCGCAGACTGTGCCTCGAGCTCTCACCAATGAAGGAGTTCCGGCTGCCGGACCTGGCCACTGTCAACGGCTTCAGGTTCCATCTCTACCTGCTGGTTTACCAGATCGTCTGCTCGCTGTTGTTCGCCAAATGGGCCCATTACTCGGTCGGAGGCTGGTCTTTTGCCTATCTGGTgttcctgctgctgaagaagatacaCTTCCTGTAA
- the SGF73 gene encoding deubiquitination module subunit SGF73 (ancestral locus Anc_6.218) yields the protein MSSARSEIEGIKKQIQEKYSNVNGAGSQGSDGENGWKDLLQSVKNNVYQYKGINQASREKYFSANARILEDPLESSFQYRVCNNCGVPLALNSIMDHLENHCKGTAAESPREMKKELTDDDVGSISSNKRKNMESSVSSFDGKTYPVEAASPTPRPDQKRLKESSETPVKRQRKVKQRNPTEKHLIDFDKQCGVELPEGGYCARSLTCKSHSMGAKRSVVGRTQPFDMLLAEYHKQHQTKIGAAAEKRAKQQEIQKQQKQIQKEQKKQLQQQKQSQRGRKGNSTSAGNNSKTSSGGLSHLSDATGLNMNVTPEEETTQVLNGVSRSLPLPLESTVLSSVRSRNKYFRMREMFASAFSVRPGFTSPGYGAIHSRVGCLDLDRTTDYKFRIRTPQPMNQLPPQGMTPQQMKKLQQQRLLRAQLQQGNQLQQANYQQNQQPVPQQSNNVPKPVNGIVRPPQEQTALEQKGLTPQEIQFQQQKLRQQQLQQQRFEAAAFHLANATKLMQGPNGNPGSTEIHNNNSNSPPPAGTPSANQQIVSPMGGRVNVGIGNYGGRVN from the coding sequence ATGAGCTCAGCACGGTCAGAGATCGAGGGtatcaagaagcagattcaagaaaagtaCTCGAACGTCAATGGAGCCGGTTCGCAGGGCTCTGACGGCGAAAATGGTTGGaaggatctgctgcaaaGTGTGAAGAATAACGTGTATCAGTACAAGGGCATCAATCAGGCGTCCAGAGAGAAATATTTTAGTGCGAACGCTCGGATCCTGGAGGACCCACTGGAGTCGTCGTTCCAGTACCGTGTATGCAACAATTGCGGTGTGCCGTTGGCTTTAAACAGTATAATGGATCATTTGGAAAACCATTGCAAGGGGACTGCGGCGGAGTCGCCGCGAgaaatgaagaaggaaCTTACGGATGATGACGTTGGGAGCATCTCGTCAAACAAGAGGAAAAATATGGAGTCCAGCGTTAGTAGCTTCGATGGCAAGACGTATCCCGTCGAAGCGGCGTCGCCAACACCGAGACCTGATCAAAAGAggctcaaagaaagcagcGAAACGCCGGTGAAGAGGCAGCGTAAGGTGAAGCAAAGAAATCCGACCGAAAAGCATTTAATCGATTTCGACAAACAGTGTGGTGTGGAATTGCCAGAGGGTGGTTACTGTGCGCGATCCTTGACCTGTAAATCACACTCGATGGGCGCTAAAAGGTCCGTGGTTGGTAGGACACAGCCATTTGACATGCTGTTGGCAGAATATCACAAGCAGCATCAGACCAAGATCGGAGCTGCAGCAGAGAAACGTGCGAAGCAACAGGAAATacagaagcagcagaagcagattcagaaagagcagaagaagcagttgcaacagcagaaACAAAGCCAGAGAGGCAGGAAAGGTAACTCGACAAGTGCGGGGAACAACTCCAAGACCTCCAGCGGCGGACTCTCTCATCTCTCTGACGCCACAGGTCTCAACATGAATGTGACGCCCGAAGAAGAGACCACTCAAGTCTTGAACGGGGTCTCCCGATCATTGCCTTTGCCTTTAGAGTCAACGGTTCTATCGTCAGTCAGAAGTAGAAACAAGTATTTTAGGATGAGGGAGATGTTCGCCTCTGCATTCTCAGTCAGACCAGGGTTCACATCACCTGGATACGGAGCGATCCACTCACGAGTGGGCTGCTTGGATCTAGATAGAACCACAGATTACAAATTCCGCATACGAACACCGCAACCGATGAACCAGCTACCCCCTCAGGGTATGACGCctcagcagatgaagaaactacAGCAGCAGAGGTTGCTGCGAGCTCAGTTACAGCAAGGAAATCAGTTGCAACAAGCGAACTATCAACAAAATCAGCAGCCGGTACCCCAACAATCTAATAACGTTCCCAAGCCTGTGAATGGGATAGTCAGACCTCCCCAGGAACAGACGGCATTGGAGCAAAAGGGGCTTACGCCACAGGAGATCCAGTTCCAGCAGCAAAAGCTacggcagcagcagctacagcagcagcggttCGAGGCGGCGGCCTTTCATCTAGCTAATGCTACAAAATTGATGCAGGGTCCCAACGGGAATCCTGGGAGCACAGAGATCCACAACAACAACTCCAATTCTCCTCCGCCGGCCGGAACACCATCTGCTAATCAACAGATCGTTAGCCCCATGGGCGGAAGGGTGAACGTTGGGATAGGAAATTACGGTGGTAGAGTTAATTGA
- the ALG2 gene encoding GDP-Man:Man(1)GlcNAc(2)-PP-dolichol alpha-1,3-mannosyltransferase (ancestral locus Anc_6.219), with the protein MKVKAADEKLRIAFIHPDLGIGGAERLVVDAAVGLQQEGHDVVIYTSHCDMNHCFEEVRQGMLKVEVFGDHLPTNFLGKFFIVFANLRQLYLVLQLCLQRKIKMHDLFIVDQLSTCLPFLHLLSNAKQLFYCHFPDQLLAQRRGILKQLYRIPFDLFEQFTIGTADSVVVNSNFTKTIYERTFQFLRDSPRVIYPCVDLSKREIDHVDELFYNSLLGSSSFFLSINRYERKKAIALALEAYALSKKEANFSSKLAICGGYDDRVAENVEYLNELQRHASSLKLTHITIFYADIHKVKNFNLFQGRDFEVVFLTSISSSLKELLLSKTDLLLYTPSFEHFGIVPLEAMKYGKPVLAVNTGGPVETVETLVPGQNENTSTGWLRNADPKEWAGAISEFLSVQDKNSVNFKKNGPERVKKYFSREAMTASFEENISLFIKDEQVTYSWESMLAVLGNVFVHVFINSLFQRKHRLSPYAVMAAISILYCRSFRFGLYWVAVFAALFFDI; encoded by the coding sequence ATGAAGGTaaaagctgctgatgaaaagCTACGCATTGCATTTATCCATCCAGATCTGGGCATTGGAGGAGCTGAGCGACTGGTCGTGGACGCTGCTGTCGGTTTACAACAGGAAGGACATGATGTGGTCATATATACGAGTCATTGTGACATGAATCACTGCTTTGAGGAGGTTAGACAGGGCATGCTGAAGGTTGAGGTGTTCGGAGACCATCTTCCAACGAACTTTCTGGGCAAGTTCTTCATTGTCTTTGCGAATCTGAGGCAGCTGTATTTGGTTCTACAGTTatgtcttcaaagaaagataaAGATGCATGATTTGTTTATCGTGGATCAGCTCTCTACGTGCTTGCCCTTTTTGCATCTTCTGAGTAACGCTAAGCAGCTCTTCTACTGCCACTTCCCGGACCAATTGTTGGCTCAAAGACGTGGTATTCTGAAGCAGCTGTATCGCATACCCTTTGACTTATTTGAACAGTTCACTATCGGGACTGCAGATTCTGTTGTGGTAAACTCAAACTTCACAAAAACTATCTATGAGAGAACCTTCCAGTTCCTGAGGGATTCGCCGAGAGTGATATATCCCTGCGTCGACCTGTCCAAACGAGAGATCGACCACGTTGATGAACTCTTCTACAATAGTTTGCTTGGATCTAGTAGTTTTTTCCTCAGTATCAACAGGTATgagaggaagaaggctATTGCTTTGGCCCTGGAAGCGTACGCATTgtccaagaaagaagccaACTTCAGTTCAAAGCTAGCAATTTGTGGCGGGTATGATGACAGAGTGGCAGAGAATGTCGAATATTTGAATGAATTACAAAGGCATGCAAGCAGTTTAAAGCTCACGCACATTACGATATTTTATGCTGACATTCACAAGGTCAAAAACTTTAATCTTTTCCAGGGAAGGgattttgaagttgttTTCCTCACCTCGATATCCTCGtctctcaaagagcttCTCCTGAGCAAGACGGATCTTTTGTTGTACACTCCTTCCTTCGAACATTTCGGAATCGTACCATTAGAGGCCATGAAATATGGCAAGCCTGTCTTGGCCGTTAACACTGGAGGCCCTGTAGAAACAGTCGAGACACTCGTGCCGGGCCAAAATGAGAACACATCGACTGGGTGGTTGAGAAATGCAGATCCCAAGGAATGGGCTGGAGCCATTAGTGAGTTCCTGTCTGTACAAGATAAAAACTCGGtgaacttcaagaaaaatggTCCAGAGAGGGTTAAAAAGTACTTTTCTCGAGAAGCTATGACAGCGAGCTTCGAGGAGAATATTAGTTTgttcatcaaagatgagCAAGTCACTTATTCATGGGAATCTATGTTGGCAGTACTTGGGAATGTGTTCGTACATGTGTTTATCAATAGCTTGTTCCAGAGGAAACACCGACTCTCACCATATGCAGTTATGGCAGCTATCTCGATATTGTATTGCCGAAGCTTCCGCTTTGGGCTGTACTGGGTTGCTGTCTTTGCCGCATTATTCTTCGACATTTGA
- the TYW1 gene encoding putative tRNA 4-demethylwyosine synthase (ancestral locus Anc_6.220) → MHFNRAGALVALLCVAIYWFLGGRSSIALAGTVFCGIAYKEAIDSGKNSSSEANSSEAAAPKKKKGCCGGKGGKNCCSSKGGEKKSGCCCSSKKIESKDKQDFMMIPGSEASKEVNFPDEIDFTNAFKPSGKNNGASAKPRKIISKPKLISKPKNEDGLVKSAMTISKDALLSSQIYIFYSSLQGAAQRAASTVHETLSKIEGLDLEPILLNLDELDDIDEYFVSVPSENALYFLVLPSYDTDCPLDYFLQTLEENFNDFRIDKFPLRKLVGYGILGIGDSESWPEKFCYQAKMADHWIARLGGRRVFPVGEVCMKRGGISDVQNWANLLSETLKDDEPILYEYDETIDENLQDGDDQLGDLEDIGKESNGDESQIKQMVAENSPTYRKLTKQGYVIVGSHSGVKICRWTKSDLRGTGSCYKHSLFNIVSSRCMELTPSLACSSKCVFCWRHGTNPVSKNWRWEVDPPEYILENALKGHYSKIKQMRGVPGVVMERFAKAFQVRHCALSLVGEPIMYPYINRFVELLHEKGISSFLVCNAQHPDALESIGKVTQLYVSIDASTKQELKRVDRPLYKDFWERMLSCLDILRTKQSHQRTVFRLTLVKGFNMADISSYADLVQRGLPSFIEVKGATFAGSSDGNGNPLTMQNIPFYEECTNFVKQFAAELQRRNLGYDIAAEHAHSNCILIASTKFKINDEWYTHIDFDKFFELLRSGENFNPMDYIAKTPEWALFGNGGFAPGDTRVYRKGKKKSKNVPKAEPTT, encoded by the coding sequence ATGCATTTTAATAGGGCTGGCGCCTTAGTTGCGTTGCTCTGCGTGGCGATTTATTGGTTTCTAGGTGGAAGATCATCGATTGCTCTCGCGGGTACCGTCTTTTGTGGGATCGCTTACAAGGAAGCCATTGACTCAGGGAAGAATTCCTCCTCTGAAGCTAATAGCTCGGAAGCTGCGGCACctaagaagaagaaaggatgTTGCGGAGGAAAAGGTGGGAAGAATTGCTGTTCATCCAAAGGCGGTGAGAAAAAATCAGGCTGTTGTTGCAGCAGTAAAAAGATAGAATCGAAGGATAAACAGGACTTTATGATGATTCCCGGATCGGAAGCTTCGAAAGAGGTGAACTTTCCGGATGAGATTGATTTCACCAATGCTTTCAAACCGTCAGGCAAGAATAATGGCGCCAGTGCGAAGCCTCGCAAAATTATCTCCAAGCCGAAATTAATTTCCAAGCCCAAAAATGAGGATGGTCTGGTCAAGAGCGCCATGACTATATCTAAAGACGCTCTACTATCATCTCAGATCTATATCTTTTACAGTTCATTGCAAGGTGCGGCCCAACGAGCAGCTTCGACAGTACATGAGACTCTCTCTAAGATAGAGGGTTTGGACCTTGAACCGATTTTACTTAACTTGGATGAACTAGATGACATCGATGAATACTTTGTGTCGGTACCCTCTGAAAACGCCCTCTATTTCTTAGTTTTGCCTTCATATGACACAGATTGCCCATTGGATTATTTCCTGCAGACCCTGGAAGAGAACTTCAACGACTTCAGAATTGATAAATTTCCTCTACGCAAGCTTGTCGGTTACGGTATATTAGGTATCGGTGATTCTGAATCATGGCCAGAAAAATTCTGTTACCAGGCCAAAATGGCGGATCATTGGATAGCCCGTCTGggtggaagaagagttttTCCGGTTGGAGAAGTTTGTATGAAGCGTGGAGGTATCTCAGACGTTCAAAACTGGGCAAATCTGCTCTCtgaaactttgaaagatgatgaaCCCATTCTCTATGAGTACGATGAGACAATTGACGAAAATCTCCAGGATGGCGATGATCAATTGGGAGATTTAGAAGACATCGGGAAAGAATCGAACGGCGATGAATCCCAAATCAAACAGATGGTTGCTGAAAATAGCCCGACTTACAGGAAACTTACAAAACAGGGTTATGTTATTGTTGGATCACACTCTGGTGTGAAAATATGTAGATGGACTAAGAGCGATCTGAGAGGAACAGGTTCCTGCTACAAACACTCTTTATTCAACATCGTTTCTAGTAGATGCATGGAGCTTACACCATCACTAGCGTGTTCATCAAAATGTGTCTTTTGCTGGAGACATGGCACAAACCCTgtatcaaagaactggagatGGGAGGTTGATCCACCGGAATACATCTTAGAGAACGCTCTGAAGGGCCACTATTCTAAGATCAAACAGATGAGAGGAGTTCCAGGAGTCGTTATGGAGCGATTCGCTAAAGCGTTCCAGGTCCGCCATTGTGCTCTTTCCCTTGTGGGCGAGCCAATCATGTACCCTTACATCAATAGGTTTGTGGAACTGCTGCATGAAAAGGGAATTTCAAGTTTCCTGGTCTGCAATGCTCAACACCCCGACGCGTTAGAGAGTATCGGTAAAGTGACTCAACTGTATGTCTCCATTGATGCTTCGACGAAgcaagaattgaagagagTAGACAGGCCACTATACAAAGACTTCTGGGAGAGAATGCTCTCATGCCTAGATATTCTGAGAACTAAACAATCACACCAGAGAACCGTTTTCAGATTGACGCTGGTCAAAGGTTTCAACATGGCAGATATATCCTCATATGCCGACCTCGTTCAGCGTGGTCTACCCAGCTTCATCGAAGTGAAAGGTGCTACATTTGCGGGCTCGTCGGATGGTAATGGGAATCCTCTAACAATGCAAAACATACCATTTTATGAGGAGTGTACGAACTTCGTCAAACAATTTGCAGCTGAACTGCAGAGACGGAACCTCGGTTATGATATTGCGGCGGAGCATGCTCATTCCAATTGTATACTAATAGCCAGCACAAAATTCAAGATAAACGATGAATGGTACACACATATTGACTTCGATAAGTTCTTTGAACTACTAAGGAGCGGCGAAAATTTCAATCCTATGGATTATATTGCCAAGACCCCAGAGTGGGCTTTATTTGGCAATGGCGGTTTCGCACCTGGGGACACTCGGGTATACAGAAAAGGTAAGAAGAAGTCCAAAAATGTGCCAAAAGCGGAACCAACGACATAG
- the RKM1 gene encoding protein-lysine N-methyltransferase (ancestral locus Anc_6.221) — protein MQFEKIQRLLDWGGRFGVEIPSGVRFEFDEIEGIRCICTERIESPMLSIPSDLIIRKELLSLALPNITYKDADSNTYLKFLLAKLMYDCRDEQINELRGKFKPYLDCLPAVVESPLIWNPREQALLEGTNLGSSLRDKLHAIWREWYTAIQNCDIFDKTAIQKDLELYENYHGTSMEIIYESILKETVHRTPAVWYSFSAFLWSHLIFLSRAFPEYVLNSKCQKHHVMLLPIVDLLNHDYKCKVEWLGSAFKFSYKYLGSAEKGTQLYNNYGRKGNEELLSGYGFVLMDNPCSSVALRIKLTFDSISEILTSEPSIRLLTLEDYTTFAFDRRPGGNENPEGKNAEHIYREGVTYLICKNNEGSLQNMLSLFAYLNKVDQEDWKELASQFRGLQSLRLALDQKLRQIDVKCVETEPNLQYPIDHQRKQNAVTYKKEQISILKWALSLLKSKEKQWLSENKTALLTAKKVMKYDPRFLDEELPAMLGRSVDDYLASLSSHQFLALWISMKLFNRSFVAKYSWVEENYKNFISGKPNLAQICSDPEADSFHSALLEKSGARFSISVEDIRSVFQFLAGRTFTRLASRDQETILVRRLDKWSTLD, from the coding sequence ATGcaatttgagaagatccAGCGGTTATTGGATTGGGGGGGACGTTTTGGTGTCGAGATTCCGAGTGGAGTTCGCTTTGAGTTCGATGAAATTGAGGGAATCCGCTGTATTTGCACTGAGCGAATCGAGAGCCCGATGCTGAGTATACCCAGCGACTTAATTATCCGCAAGGAATTACTAAGTTTAGCATTGCCAAATATCACCTACAAAGATGCGGATTCCAATACATATTTGAAGTTTTTACTGGCCAAGTTGATGTACGACTGCCGCgatgagcagatcaacGAGTTGCGCGGAAAGTTTAAACCGTATTTGGACTGTTTACCTGCCGTAGTAGAGTCACCACTTATCTGGAACCCACGAGAGCAGGCTTTATTGGAGGGTACAAATTTGGGGAGCTCTCTTCGCGATAAATTGCACGCTATCTGGAGGGAGTGGTACACTGCAATTCAAAACTGTGATATCTTTGACAAAACTGCTATTCAAAAGGATTTAGAATTATATGAAAATTACCATGGGACCTCTATGGAGATAATTTATGAAAGTATACTCAAGGAAACAGTTCATCGGACGCCTGCTGTGTGGTACTCATTCTCTGCATTCTTGTGGTCGCATTTAATATTCTTGTCCAGAGCATTCCCTGAATATGTCTTAAACAGCAAATGTCAAAAGCATCATGTTATGCTGTTACCAATTGTGGATCTGCTTAATCATGACTATAAATGCAAAGTCGAATGGCTTGGTAGTGCATTTAAGTTCTCGTACAAATATTTGGGGTCCGCTGAGAAAGGCACACAATTGTATAACAATTACGGTAGGAAAGGAAATGAGGAATTGCTATCAGGTTACGGTTTTGTGTTAATGGACAACCCGTGCAGTTCTGTCGCTTTAAGGATCAAGCTGACTTTTGATAGTATATCTGAAATTTTGACAAGTGAACCAAGTATACGATTACTAACTCTCGAGGATTATACGACATTTGCGTTTGACAGAAGACCTGGCGGTAACGAGAACCCAGAAGGAAAAAATGCAGAGCATATTTATCGCGAGGGCGTGACGTACCTCATCTGTAAGAATAACGAAGGCTCATTACAAAATATGCTAAGCTTGTTTGCTTATCTGAATAAGGTAGATCAGGAAGATTGGAAAGAATTAGCTTCCCAGTTCCGTGGCCTGCAGAGCTTGAGGCTGGCTCTGGACCAGAAACTACGGCAAATAGATGTAAAATGCGTTGAAACAGAACCCAATCTTCAGTACCCGATTGACCACCAGAGAAAGCAAAATGCAGTGACTTACAAAAAGGAACAAATTTCGATACTGAAATGGGCCCTCTCACTACTAAAATCGAAAGAGAAACAGTGGTTGAGCGAAAACAAAACTGCGTTACTAACGGCAAAAAAGGTTATGAAATATGACCCGAGATTCctcgatgaagaactgcCCGCTATGCTTGGCAGAAGTGTGGATGATTATTTGGCATCGCTCAGCTCGCACCAGTTTCTGGCGTTGTGGATCTCAAtgaagctcttcaacagatcgTTCGTGGCAAAGTATTCCTGGGTGGAGGAGAACTACAAGAATTTCATTTCAGGCAAGCCCAATTTGGCACAGATTTGCAGTGATCCAGAGGCTGATTCTTTTCACAGCGCTTTGCTCGAGAAGAGCGGCGCGCGCTTCAGCATTAGCGTCGAAGACATAAGATCAGTGTTCCAATTTCTAGCCGGCAGAACATTCACAAGACTAGCAtcaagagatcaagaaacGATATTGGTAAGAAGACTGGATAAGTGGTCAACTCTAGATTAG
- the IPL1 gene encoding aurora kinase (ancestral locus Anc_6.222), giving the protein MEAQKSRRDSLLQRSILLSMRLDNGRSAHAMGSRSRKTAVGSSNVVKSWRMSYSPQKTSLKQSSPSKLLRNGSVATRNRGEEQSLIPSPARLQSDGSKSKQSPTVGLKVLSLADFEIGKKLGKGKFGRVYCVRHKETGFICAMKAMEKKELVQNNAQKQCRREVEIQSALNHPHVTKLYGFFHDEKRVYLLMEYMVNGELYKLLKAKGPFNDIRASHYVYQMADALDFLHQRNIIHRDIKPENILIGFNNIIKLTDFGSSVVSPRGTKRKTLCGTIDYLSPELINSREYDDKVDIWALGVLAYELVVNCPPFEEESKDLTYKRIVNGDLRFPNTISSDAQDLIRKLLRHNAKDRISLREVKKHPWILKHKSFW; this is encoded by the coding sequence atggaagCCCAAAAGAGCAGGAGGGATTCTTTACTTCAACGAAGCATTCTGCTTAGTATGAGGCTAGATAATGGGCGATCCGCACATGCGATGGGATCTAGATCGCGGAAAACCGCTGTTGGCAGCAGTAATGTGGTAAAGAGCTGGCGAATGTCCTATTCGCCACAAAAGACTTCATTGAAGCAGTCATCGCCTTCGAAATTACTGCGAAATGGATCGGTAGCGACAAGAAACAGGGGCGAGGAGCAGAGCTTGATCCCATCGCCGGCTCGATTGCAATCCGATGGCTCGAAATCGAAGCAATCTCCCACTGTGGGCCTGAAAGTACTGTCGCTGGCCGATTTCGAAATAGGTAAGAAGCTGGGAAAGGGAAAGTTTGGACGAGTGTATTGCGTGAGACACAAGGAGACAGGGTTTATTTGCGCAATGAAAGCtatggaaaagaaggagctcGTTCAGAACAATGCCCAGAAACAATGCAGGCGAGAAGTGGAAATACAAAGCGCTTTGAATCATCCTCATGTAACAAAGCTGTATGGGTTCTTTCACGATGAAAAGCGTGTGTACCTTTTGATGGAGTACATGGTTAATGGCGAGCTTTACAAACTACTTAAGGCGAAGGGGCCTTTCAACGATATCAGGGCCTCTCATTACGTCTATCAGATGGCGGACGCGTTGGATTTTTTGCATCAGAGAAACATTATACATCGTGATATCAAGCCTGAAAATATCTTGATTGGATTTAACAATATCATCAAGCTGACTGATTTTGGTTCAAGCGTTGTGAGCCCGCGAGGGACAAAAAGGAAAACGCTGTGTGGTACTATTGACTATCTGTCTCcagaattgatcaattcgaGGGAATATGACGATAAAGTTGATATTTGGGCCCTCGGGGTTCTCGCATATGAATTGGTGGTGAATTGTCCGCCGTTTGAGGAGGAGTCCAAGGATCTAACTTACAAGAGGATTGTCAATGGAGATCTGAGGTTTCCTAACACTATTTCTTCAGATGCCCAAGATCTGATAAGAAAGCTCCTGAGACATAATGCCAAAGATAGAATTTCGCTTCGAGAAGTAAAGAAGCATCCCTGGATACTGAAGCACAAATCCTTTTGGTAA